From Salinirubrum litoreum, one genomic window encodes:
- a CDS encoding cupin domain-containing protein, with protein sequence MSDDKRFVSPEDVESQVFDWGVLKWQSTPDVTGSDRMSCGVVKLEPGKGHERHTHPESDEMLYVIRGEGEQEIGEETREITAGDMLHVPEGVPHGTVNTGWEPLLLLAVYAPPGPEEQLRDLPECEIVPAGELP encoded by the coding sequence ATGTCCGACGACAAACGGTTCGTCTCGCCGGAAGACGTAGAGAGTCAGGTGTTCGACTGGGGCGTGTTGAAGTGGCAGTCGACACCCGACGTGACCGGGTCCGATCGCATGAGTTGCGGCGTCGTCAAGCTCGAACCCGGAAAGGGCCACGAGCGTCACACCCACCCCGAGAGCGACGAGATGCTGTACGTCATCCGCGGGGAGGGTGAACAGGAGATCGGCGAGGAGACCCGCGAGATCACGGCGGGGGACATGCTCCACGTCCCCGAGGGCGTCCCGCACGGGACGGTCAACACCGGCTGGGAGCCACTGCTCCTGCTGGCGGTGTACGCGCCGCCCGGTCCCGAGGAACAGTTACGGGACCTGCCGGAGTGTGAGATCGTGCCGGCCGGCGAACTGCCCTGA
- a CDS encoding CPBP family intramembrane glutamic endopeptidase gives MTVEETSGGVHGVPSAHVAAFVVVTLAVSVIVAAVTISDTVSNATTVPIMVTPALTAIVLRRLQGRSVRQTVVGSLRGTTLRSAVFAVAFPVVFIATAAGVALATGLGSYDPGGGVFAYSGPVFLFPVFLLIVGVVTYGEELGWRGYLLPELSDRIGPVAATASVGVVWALYHFPALYFGAQATGLGDPLTVAAIQMGAVFTVAAFPASYSYFLSNGSVLPPVALHLTWNLLNPLVLGNVYTNVEGFVAGQVILISGEGLLGIAVGVVPLVVVAVLVHRRTWFGTDASVSEA, from the coding sequence ATGACAGTGGAGGAGACGTCGGGCGGTGTCCACGGCGTGCCCAGCGCGCACGTCGCCGCGTTCGTCGTCGTGACGCTCGCCGTGAGCGTGATCGTCGCCGCCGTGACGATCAGCGACACCGTCTCCAACGCGACCACCGTCCCGATCATGGTCACGCCGGCACTGACGGCCATCGTCCTCCGCCGGCTTCAGGGCCGCTCTGTCCGGCAGACGGTGGTCGGTTCGCTCCGAGGGACGACGCTTCGGTCGGCGGTGTTCGCGGTCGCGTTCCCCGTCGTCTTCATCGCTACCGCCGCCGGTGTCGCACTCGCGACGGGACTCGGCAGTTACGATCCCGGCGGTGGCGTGTTCGCGTACAGCGGCCCGGTGTTCCTGTTTCCCGTCTTCCTGCTGATCGTCGGCGTCGTCACCTACGGCGAGGAATTGGGGTGGCGGGGGTACCTCCTCCCGGAACTCAGTGACAGAATCGGCCCGGTCGCGGCCACGGCCTCGGTGGGGGTCGTCTGGGCGCTGTACCACTTCCCGGCGCTGTACTTCGGCGCGCAGGCGACCGGTCTCGGCGATCCACTGACCGTCGCTGCCATCCAGATGGGGGCGGTGTTCACCGTCGCCGCGTTTCCCGCCTCGTACTCGTACTTTCTCTCGAACGGGAGCGTGTTGCCGCCGGTGGCACTCCACCTGACGTGGAACCTGCTCAATCCGCTGGTGCTCGGCAACGTCTACACGAACGTCGAGGGGTTCGTCGCCGGCCAGGTGATCCTGATCAGCGGCGAGGGGCTGCTGGGAATCGCCGTCGGCGTCGTGCCCCTCGTCGTCGTCGCGGTGCTCGTCCACCGCCGAACCTGGTTCGGCACCGACGCGAGCGTCTCGGAGGCGTGA
- a CDS encoding phosphoenolpyruvate hydrolase family protein gives MEFTRDESLARLRATVESGEPIIGAGAGTGISAKFAERGGVDLLIIYNSGRYRMNGRGSLAGLLPYGDANEIVVEMGHEVLPVVEDTPVLAGVNGTDPFRQMDVFIEDLQRRGFSGVQNFPTVGLIDEDSGFRQNLEETGMGYDKEVEMIREASEQGMLTCPYVFSEAQAEEMAEAGADVIVSHMGLTTSGDIGAETSLDLETAAARVQAHHDAAKAVNEDVLVICHGGPIAWPDDAEYVLNNTEGVVGFFGASSIERLPTEEAIQNQAQEFKEIDF, from the coding sequence ATGGAGTTCACACGCGACGAGTCGCTCGCGCGACTCAGGGCGACGGTGGAATCGGGCGAGCCGATCATCGGGGCGGGCGCGGGCACCGGTATCTCGGCGAAGTTCGCCGAACGCGGCGGCGTCGACCTGCTCATCATCTACAACTCCGGGCGCTACCGGATGAACGGCCGGGGGTCGCTGGCAGGGCTGTTGCCCTACGGCGACGCCAACGAGATCGTCGTCGAGATGGGTCACGAGGTCCTTCCGGTCGTCGAGGACACACCCGTCCTCGCGGGCGTGAACGGCACGGACCCCTTCCGACAGATGGACGTCTTTATCGAGGATCTGCAGCGCCGGGGCTTCTCGGGCGTCCAGAACTTCCCGACGGTCGGCCTGATCGACGAGGACAGCGGGTTCCGCCAGAACCTCGAAGAGACCGGGATGGGCTACGACAAGGAGGTCGAGATGATCCGGGAGGCGAGCGAACAGGGAATGTTGACCTGTCCGTACGTCTTCAGCGAGGCGCAAGCCGAGGAGATGGCCGAGGCCGGCGCGGACGTGATCGTCTCGCACATGGGGCTGACGACCTCCGGCGACATCGGTGCGGAGACCTCGCTCGACCTGGAGACCGCCGCAGCGCGCGTGCAGGCACACCACGACGCCGCGAAAGCAGTGAACGAAGACGTGCTGGTCATCTGTCACGGTGGCCCCATCGCGTGGCCGGACGACGCCGAGTACGTCCTGAACAACACCGAGGGCGTCGTCGGCTTCTTCGGCGCGTCGAGTATCGAACGACTCCCGACCGAGGAGGCGATCCAGAATCAGGCACAGGAGTTCAAAGAGATCGACTTCTGA
- the rdfA gene encoding rod-determining factor RdfA, which yields MGEDYCCKVDRVVDEYDLRAPRQFDGDHDEYLVAKWTGTGRQEPTGVRPLTAWLNKQILRTVYRRHDRSDTDVRIDAEYEAVVGDDVAAHERAAVVADLEADGIDPEVLASDCIGKSTLDRHLKTCLEASKAATSGATDGRWEDDAVAYARSSFQDRVETALASLDDDDRLPGAADAELTTPILLGCPQCATRVKLDTALDRGYVCADHLGASPDQSGE from the coding sequence ATGGGAGAGGACTACTGCTGTAAGGTCGACCGGGTCGTCGACGAGTACGACCTCCGGGCGCCGCGCCAGTTCGACGGCGACCACGACGAGTATCTCGTGGCCAAGTGGACCGGGACGGGGCGGCAGGAACCGACCGGCGTCCGGCCGCTCACGGCCTGGTTGAACAAACAGATCCTGCGGACGGTCTACCGAAGACACGACCGCTCGGACACGGACGTCCGCATCGACGCCGAGTACGAGGCGGTCGTCGGCGACGACGTGGCCGCCCACGAACGGGCAGCCGTCGTCGCCGACCTGGAGGCGGACGGCATCGACCCCGAGGTGCTCGCGAGCGACTGCATCGGCAAGAGTACGCTCGACCGACATCTAAAGACCTGTCTGGAAGCCAGCAAAGCCGCCACGAGCGGCGCCACCGACGGGCGGTGGGAAGACGACGCGGTCGCGTACGCCCGTTCGTCGTTCCAAGACCGCGTCGAGACCGCACTGGCGTCGTTGGACGACGACGACCGACTCCCGGGTGCGGCCGACGCAGAACTGACGACGCCGATTCTGCTCGGGTGTCCACAGTGTGCGACGCGGGTCAAACTCGACACCGCCCTCGACCGGGGGTACGTCTGTGCCGACCACCTCGGGGCGAGTCCCGACCAGTCGGGAGAGTGA
- a CDS encoding archaea-specific SMC-related protein, protein MWHLDIRNVAGIRAGTTELHPGTNAVQAGNWQGKTSLVTALRTVLGGEVTPNVLTDGETQGHVRLTTDGGETYEVDLRATDDGVARGGETYLTERPNRICAELFAFFDEHNEIRRAVRAGEDLTPLLTRPLDAEDLDAQVAELRAERRRAESELDRVTEATAELRKERSRAERLERELSGKRAELADLDDEGGETSDPDAREALEEARTSSERTQQRIDRQERQVESIESELAEKRAEVAEIEVDEEPDLRERLAAKRDRLSTLERETDTLQTLYNANRQVLDRDQLDLVSEIDRQVTGDVVSCWVCDTETTREAVESRLADLAEVVADRRERATELREETEALEARRDRIEERRDRRAELERQISTLQSRLDERQADLAASRERREELEADIEALEAAVETTDERRQTLEADVVRLETKLETVNDRIAELERQADERTAIEARIDRLGTEIESLRSRRERTIEAARSAFDTALEDVVDAFEPSFETARLDRHTDPDTGRTEKLELVVARDGREISVERLSEGEVELLGFIAALAGYEAFDVAEQVPCLLLDELGGLDSDHVHTLVEYLTDRTEFLVTTAYPEAGVFDGHTVSPDEWAVVSDTEETVA, encoded by the coding sequence ATGTGGCACCTCGACATCCGGAACGTCGCCGGGATTCGGGCCGGAACGACCGAACTCCACCCCGGGACGAACGCCGTGCAGGCCGGCAACTGGCAGGGCAAGACCTCGCTGGTGACGGCTCTCAGGACCGTGCTGGGCGGGGAGGTCACGCCGAATGTCCTGACCGACGGCGAGACGCAGGGCCACGTGAGACTCACGACCGACGGGGGCGAGACGTACGAGGTGGACCTGCGTGCGACCGACGACGGCGTCGCCCGGGGCGGCGAGACGTACCTCACCGAGCGGCCGAACCGGATCTGTGCTGAACTGTTCGCCTTCTTCGACGAACACAATGAGATCCGTCGGGCAGTCAGAGCGGGCGAGGACCTCACACCGCTGCTGACGCGGCCCCTCGACGCCGAAGACCTGGACGCACAGGTCGCGGAACTGAGAGCCGAGCGCCGCCGTGCGGAGAGCGAACTGGACCGCGTGACCGAAGCGACCGCGGAACTCCGAAAGGAACGGTCACGCGCCGAGCGACTGGAGCGGGAGTTGTCGGGAAAGCGGGCCGAACTGGCCGATCTGGACGACGAAGGAGGAGAAACTAGCGACCCGGACGCACGCGAGGCACTCGAGGAAGCGCGGACCTCCTCCGAACGCACACAGCAACGGATCGACCGACAGGAACGACAGGTCGAGTCCATCGAATCGGAACTGGCCGAGAAACGCGCCGAGGTGGCGGAGATCGAGGTCGACGAGGAACCGGACCTTCGGGAGCGACTCGCGGCAAAGCGCGACCGCCTCTCGACGCTCGAACGAGAGACCGACACGCTTCAGACCCTGTACAACGCGAACAGACAGGTTCTCGACCGTGACCAACTGGACCTCGTCTCAGAGATCGACCGGCAGGTGACCGGTGACGTGGTGAGTTGCTGGGTCTGTGACACCGAGACCACCCGCGAAGCGGTCGAATCACGGCTCGCCGATCTCGCCGAGGTCGTCGCCGACCGGCGTGAGCGAGCAACCGAACTCCGCGAGGAGACGGAAGCCCTCGAAGCGCGCCGCGATAGAATCGAGGAACGACGTGACCGCCGTGCCGAACTGGAGCGTCAGATCTCGACGCTGCAGTCCCGACTGGACGAACGTCAGGCGGATCTCGCGGCGAGTCGCGAGCGACGCGAAGAACTCGAAGCCGATATCGAGGCCCTCGAAGCGGCCGTCGAGACGACCGACGAGCGTCGCCAGACGCTGGAGGCGGACGTCGTTCGACTCGAGACGAAACTGGAGACCGTCAACGACCGGATCGCAGAGTTAGAGCGACAGGCGGACGAGCGAACGGCCATCGAAGCGCGGATCGACCGACTCGGCACCGAGATCGAATCGCTCCGCTCGCGGCGTGAACGAACCATCGAAGCCGCACGGAGTGCGTTCGACACGGCACTCGAGGACGTCGTAGACGCCTTCGAGCCGAGTTTCGAGACCGCACGGCTGGACCGACACACCGACCCCGACACGGGGCGGACCGAGAAACTGGAACTGGTCGTCGCGCGGGACGGCCGCGAGATCTCCGTGGAACGGCTCTCGGAGGGAGAGGTCGAACTACTCGGGTTCATCGCCGCACTCGCCGGTTACGAGGCGTTCGACGTGGCCGAGCAGGTCCCGTGTCTACTGCTCGACGAACTCGGCGGCCTCGACAGCGACCACGTCCACACGCTCGTCGAGTATCTGACTGACCGGACCGAGTTCCTTGTGACGACTGCTTACCCCGAGGCTGGCGTGTTCGACGGCCACACTGTCTCCCCGGACGAGTGGGCAGTCGTCTCGGATACCGAGGAGACGGTCGCCTGA
- a CDS encoding DUF1028 domain-containing protein, with the protein MTQRVPGTFSIAVRDRATNTYGAAVTTGTVAVGATCPYVSDSAAVVTQSYTNARYGREGVSRADDGESLETVLTDLVSEDEYDAYRQVHGVGATSDYAFTGDACVPWCGSRIGDDYTVAGNMLAGAEVLEATATAYETATGDVPDRLVSALEAGTAAGGDDRGELSAALLVAAPESRFSHNLRVDYSETPVSDLRGLLTAARGEGDRLQAGADDAFDGDYPPEILAFDVKY; encoded by the coding sequence ATGACACAGCGAGTACCGGGCACTTTCTCGATCGCGGTGCGTGACCGGGCGACGAACACCTACGGGGCGGCCGTCACCACCGGCACGGTCGCCGTCGGCGCGACGTGTCCGTACGTCAGCGACAGCGCCGCAGTCGTCACACAGTCGTACACGAACGCACGCTACGGGCGCGAAGGCGTCTCCCGTGCCGACGACGGCGAATCGCTGGAGACGGTACTCACCGATTTGGTGAGCGAGGACGAGTACGACGCGTATCGACAGGTCCACGGCGTCGGCGCGACCAGCGACTACGCGTTCACCGGCGACGCCTGTGTCCCGTGGTGTGGGAGTCGCATCGGCGACGACTACACGGTCGCAGGGAACATGCTCGCAGGGGCCGAGGTCCTCGAGGCGACGGCGACAGCCTACGAGACTGCGACGGGCGACGTGCCGGACCGACTGGTCTCGGCACTCGAAGCCGGAACCGCCGCCGGCGGCGACGACCGTGGCGAACTCAGCGCGGCACTGCTCGTCGCCGCCCCGGAGTCGCGGTTCTCTCACAACCTCAGAGTCGACTACTCGGAGACGCCCGTCTCCGACCTCCGTGGCCTCCTGACCGCTGCACGCGGTGAGGGTGACCGACTGCAGGCGGGGGCCGACGACGCCTTCGACGGCGACTACCCCCCGGAGATACTGGCGTTCGACGTCAAGTACTGA
- a CDS encoding dipeptide ABC transporter ATP-binding protein, with the protein MSDRTEATEDGPLLDVRDLRTVFRTEEGPVVATNEVSFELDHGETMGLVGESGAGKSVTARSLMRLIDSPGEITGGEVLFNGEDLLSLSDQEMRDVRGNRIAMIPQDPMSSLNPVMTVGEQIAETIRRHQGVSKSAARMKAVEAMDDVGIPDAEERVDDYPHEFSGGMRQRVLVAIGFSCEPDLIIADEPTTALDVTTQAKILELLNDMQQREGTAVLMITHNLGVVAQTCDHVGVMYAGNLVETAPLRDLFDRPRHPYTRALIDSIPEVETTYDELPTLAGSMPDLSALPAGCNFAPRCPHATEACRTGGDPPLESVDGDESRAACLHAADLDLSEAATPDRAGGRGGVDRSGDPLFEVRGLKKHFAAGDGTFGNITLTRSDGGLPTIERRYVKAVDGIDFDVYPGETVGLVGESGCGKSTVARTALRLIEPTAGEVYFEGQPLHELDDTEVRSLRREMQMIFQDPGSSLNPRKTVGRIVGRAMEKHGIATGEEKRRRVGELLERVGLSAEAASKYPHEFSGGQQQRVAIAHALAVEPKLIVCDEPVSALDVSVQAQILNLLNDIQAERGLAYLFISHNIGVVRHSCDRVAVMYLGQIAEFGTVDQVFSPPFHPYTESLLSAVPAANPRRRPDRILLEGSVPSPIDPPSGCPFQTRCPKKIGGVCETDVPALEDMGDGHHISCHLSAEEMSERDSFIDRADPQAGEAESD; encoded by the coding sequence ATGAGCGACCGGACCGAGGCCACGGAAGACGGACCGCTGCTCGACGTGCGTGACCTGCGGACGGTGTTCCGCACCGAGGAGGGTCCCGTCGTCGCGACGAACGAGGTGTCCTTCGAACTCGATCACGGCGAGACGATGGGCCTCGTCGGCGAGTCCGGCGCAGGCAAGTCGGTGACGGCGCGGTCGCTCATGCGACTCATCGACTCGCCGGGAGAGATCACCGGCGGCGAAGTCCTGTTCAACGGGGAAGACCTACTCTCGCTGTCGGACCAGGAGATGCGCGACGTGCGGGGCAACCGCATCGCGATGATCCCACAGGATCCGATGTCGTCGCTGAACCCGGTGATGACGGTCGGCGAGCAGATCGCCGAGACCATCCGTCGCCACCAGGGTGTCTCGAAGAGCGCCGCCCGGATGAAGGCGGTCGAGGCGATGGACGACGTCGGCATCCCCGACGCGGAGGAACGGGTCGACGACTACCCCCACGAGTTCTCGGGCGGGATGCGCCAGCGCGTCCTCGTCGCCATCGGCTTCTCCTGTGAGCCGGATCTCATCATCGCGGACGAACCGACGACCGCACTCGACGTGACGACGCAGGCGAAGATTCTCGAACTGCTGAACGACATGCAACAGCGGGAGGGGACGGCGGTCCTGATGATCACGCACAACCTCGGGGTCGTCGCACAGACGTGTGACCACGTCGGCGTCATGTACGCCGGGAACCTCGTGGAGACGGCGCCGCTGCGTGACCTGTTCGACCGGCCGCGCCACCCCTACACGCGGGCGCTCATCGACTCTATCCCCGAGGTCGAGACGACCTACGACGAACTCCCGACGCTCGCGGGGTCGATGCCGGATCTGTCGGCGCTTCCCGCGGGCTGTAACTTCGCCCCTCGGTGTCCGCACGCCACCGAGGCGTGTCGGACCGGTGGCGACCCGCCCCTCGAGAGCGTCGACGGCGACGAGTCGCGTGCGGCCTGTCTCCACGCCGCGGACCTCGACCTCTCGGAGGCCGCGACACCCGACCGCGCCGGCGGGCGCGGCGGCGTCGACCGGAGTGGCGACCCGCTGTTCGAGGTGCGGGGCCTGAAGAAGCACTTCGCGGCCGGCGACGGTACCTTCGGGAACATCACCCTCACGCGGAGCGACGGGGGGCTGCCGACCATCGAACGCCGGTACGTCAAAGCGGTCGACGGCATCGACTTCGACGTCTACCCCGGCGAGACGGTCGGACTCGTCGGCGAGTCAGGCTGTGGCAAGTCGACAGTCGCTCGGACTGCGCTTCGACTCATCGAACCGACCGCTGGCGAAGTGTACTTCGAAGGCCAACCGTTACACGAACTCGACGACACCGAGGTCCGGAGTCTCCGCCGCGAGATGCAGATGATCTTCCAGGACCCGGGGAGTTCGCTCAACCCTCGCAAGACGGTCGGTCGCATCGTCGGCCGGGCGATGGAGAAACACGGCATCGCCACCGGCGAGGAGAAGCGACGACGGGTCGGCGAACTGCTCGAACGCGTCGGCCTCTCGGCGGAGGCCGCCTCGAAGTACCCCCACGAGTTCTCCGGCGGACAGCAACAGCGCGTCGCCATCGCCCACGCACTGGCCGTCGAACCGAAACTCATCGTCTGTGACGAACCGGTCTCGGCACTCGACGTGAGCGTGCAGGCACAGATCCTGAACCTGCTCAACGACATCCAGGCCGAGCGTGGACTCGCGTACTTGTTCATCTCGCACAACATCGGCGTCGTGCGGCACAGCTGTGACCGGGTCGCGGTGATGTACCTCGGCCAGATCGCCGAGTTCGGGACGGTCGATCAGGTGTTCTCGCCGCCGTTCCACCCGTACACCGAGAGCCTGCTCTCGGCAGTGCCGGCGGCGAACCCACGCCGGCGACCCGACCGGATCCTCCTGGAGGGGAGCGTCCCGTCGCCGATCGACCCGCCGAGTGGCTGTCCGTTCCAGACACGGTGTCCGAAGAAGATCGGCGGGGTGTGCGAGACGGACGTGCCGGCGCTCGAAGACATGGGCGACGGCCACCACATCTCGTGTCACCTCTCCGCCGAGGAGATGAGCGAGCGCGACTCGTTCATCGACCGGGCGGACCCGCAGGCAGGCGAGGCCGAGTCGGACTGA
- a CDS encoding ABC transporter permease, whose product MAAETPEAPETGGTLSDAQRERIGRFVRKFRNNTKAMLGLTIVVLLVLVAIFAPLIAPYPVAETNIPDRSQPPSLDHPFGTDDLGRDVFSRVVMGSRISLYVGFGAISAALVVGAILGVIAGYAGGLTDELVMRLMDAAMAFPPVLLALTLLVVLGPELSNVIIALAFVYTPYIARVSRSAALAERNESYVEAAVARGESSSRIVFSEVFPNCTAPMLVQGSLNISFAILAEASLSFLGLGAQPPRPSWGLMINTGRGFMETAPWMLLFPALAIGIAVVGFNMLGDGLRDVLDPKVEAIE is encoded by the coding sequence ATGGCGGCCGAGACGCCCGAAGCACCCGAGACCGGCGGCACACTGAGTGACGCCCAGCGGGAGCGCATCGGTCGGTTCGTCCGGAAGTTCCGGAACAACACGAAGGCGATGCTCGGCCTGACCATCGTGGTCCTGCTCGTCCTCGTCGCGATCTTCGCGCCGCTCATCGCGCCGTATCCGGTCGCAGAGACCAACATCCCCGACCGGAGCCAGCCCCCGTCGCTCGACCACCCGTTCGGGACCGACGACCTGGGCCGTGACGTGTTCAGCCGGGTCGTCATGGGGAGTCGTATCTCTCTGTACGTCGGCTTCGGCGCCATCTCGGCAGCGCTCGTCGTCGGTGCCATCCTCGGCGTGATCGCCGGCTACGCCGGCGGGTTGACCGACGAACTCGTGATGCGATTGATGGACGCCGCGATGGCGTTCCCGCCGGTGTTACTGGCGCTGACCCTGCTCGTCGTGCTGGGACCGGAGTTGAGTAACGTCATCATCGCGCTGGCGTTCGTCTACACGCCGTACATCGCCCGCGTCTCACGGAGTGCGGCACTCGCCGAACGCAACGAGTCGTACGTCGAGGCCGCCGTCGCACGCGGCGAGAGCAGTTCTCGAATCGTCTTCAGCGAGGTGTTCCCCAACTGCACCGCGCCGATGCTTGTCCAGGGATCGCTCAACATCTCCTTCGCCATTCTCGCGGAGGCGAGTCTCTCGTTCCTGGGGCTCGGCGCACAGCCCCCACGACCGTCGTGGGGCTTGATGATCAACACCGGTCGGGGGTTCATGGAGACCGCCCCGTGGATGTTGCTGTTCCCGGCACTGGCTATCGGTATCGCCGTGGTCGGCTTCAACATGCTCGGTGACGGCCTGCGCGACGTTCTCGATCCGAAGGTGGAGGCGATCGAATGA
- a CDS encoding ABC transporter permease — MYNYVLRRLGFMTVTLFFVTLIAFAVTNILPGDVALLILGPNATEESLQALQAQLGLNRPLYVQYFDWVFGLLQGDMGESLRFGEPVAALVAERLPRSLLLAVSATLVAVLLSIPLGVYAAVNQNEAPDISASMLAFVGISMPIFLWGLVFILLFAVWFNFFPTGGYVPPSEDPVATLTHLVLPAGAMGFALTAYIMRMTRSSMIEVLGEEYINLARAKGMSQRIIVLRHALKNAVIPVITVIAFQFSYAFGGVVVLEEVFFWPGIGRLTLTAIQSRDIPLIQGCIIVVALIYMFSNFAADLLYAYFDPRIRYGGDD; from the coding sequence ATGTACAACTACGTCTTGCGCCGTCTCGGGTTCATGACCGTGACGCTGTTTTTCGTCACGCTGATCGCCTTCGCCGTGACGAACATCCTCCCCGGCGACGTGGCGCTGTTGATCCTCGGGCCGAACGCCACGGAGGAGTCGCTTCAGGCACTCCAGGCACAACTGGGCCTCAACCGCCCGCTGTACGTCCAGTACTTCGACTGGGTGTTCGGCCTGCTCCAGGGGGACATGGGCGAGTCGCTCCGGTTCGGCGAACCGGTGGCCGCACTCGTCGCCGAGCGACTGCCACGGTCGCTGTTGCTGGCCGTCTCGGCCACGCTCGTCGCGGTGTTGCTCTCGATCCCACTCGGCGTGTACGCCGCAGTCAACCAGAACGAGGCACCCGACATCTCGGCGTCGATGCTCGCGTTCGTCGGCATCTCGATGCCAATCTTCCTGTGGGGGCTGGTGTTCATCCTCCTGTTCGCCGTGTGGTTCAACTTCTTCCCCACCGGCGGCTACGTGCCGCCGAGTGAAGACCCGGTGGCGACGCTCACCCACCTCGTGTTGCCGGCCGGGGCGATGGGGTTCGCCTTGACCGCGTACATCATGCGGATGACGCGGTCGTCGATGATCGAGGTGCTCGGCGAGGAGTACATCAACCTCGCCCGGGCCAAGGGAATGAGCCAGCGGATCATCGTGTTGCGACACGCGCTGAAGAACGCCGTCATCCCGGTCATCACGGTCATCGCGTTCCAGTTCAGCTACGCCTTCGGCGGCGTGGTCGTCCTGGAGGAGGTGTTCTTCTGGCCGGGCATCGGTCGGCTGACCCTGACCGCCATCCAGAGCCGCGACATCCCCCTCATCCAGGGGTGCATCATCGTCGTCGCACTGATATACATGTTCTCGAACTTCGCGGCCGACCTGTTGTACGCCTACTTCGACCCACGCATCCGATACGGAGGTGATGACTGA